The genomic segment GCGCTGTACCCGGTCTCGGTGTGGCTCGCGGTGACCGTGGCGAACACCGAGGACCCGGTGCAGCGGCAGGTGACCATCGCCGCGGCGGGCGGCCGGGGCCGGGTCACCACCGGCATCCTGCTCACCTGCCTGCTCGCCGACCTGGTGCTGGTGGCGCTCGCGATGGGCTGGCCGGTGCTGGCCACCGCCTACGCCCATCCCCCGCACCTGCTCGCGGCCGGTGCGCTCGCGCACTTCGCGGCAGGCGCCACCGGCACCGCGGTCGGCCTGCTGTGCGCCCGCCCGGTGGTGCACGGCATCGGCTGGTCCGCGGTGCTCGGTGCCGCCGTGGTCGCCGCGACCGGGTTCCAGCGCTGGCTGCCGCCGGTCGGCTCGGCCGCGCGCACCCTGGTGGACACCCCCGTTTCGCTGTCCACCCTGGGCTTCGACGCGGGCCTCGCACTGGCGCTCGCCGTGGTGGCGGGCGTGGTGGTCAGCCGAGTCCGAGCAGTGTGACGAACCGGCCGACCATCAGGTCCGCGCCCTTGATCTGCGCGGTCGTCGCCGCGTCCAGCAGGCCCGATTCGAGGGTGTAGGTGGCGCCCTTGTGCGGGCCGAGCGGCAACGCCATCCCGGGCGGCGCGGCTTCGTAGGTGGCCAGTTCGCCGTCGCCCTGGATGAGCGCGCGGATGTTCGCCGCGACCACCTCGGCGTGCTGCGCGGCGGCGCGGGCCATCTTGGCCTCCGGCACGGCGGTGATGTCCCCGATGGCGAACACCTTCTCCTGCCCGGCCAGGCGCAGTTCCGGGGTCACCTCGACGCGCCCGTCCGCCAGCCGGGCCGCGGCCAGCGCACCGGTGAGGTACCCGGTGGCCGGTACGTTGCCGAAGCAGCGGAACCACAGGTCCGCGGTGATCTTCGTGCCGTCGGCGGTGGCCACGGTGAAGCCGCCCTCGGCCGGTGGCGTCTCGACCGACGTGCCCAGCAGCAGTTCCACGCCGAGTTCTTCGAGCTGCTCACGCACCGAAGCGCGGAACTCCTCGGGGAAGCCGGGCACCAGTTCCGGCGCCGGGTCCACGATGGTGACCGCCTTCTCCGGCCACTTCGCCTTGATCTCCCCCGCCAGTTCGAGCCCGACCGGGCCCGCGCCGAGCAGCAGCACGCTCGCGGCCCCGGCGAGTTCGTCGTGCGCGGCCCGCAGTTTGCCCTTGGCCGCTTCGGTGTCGTGGTCGGAGAACTTGGCCGGGAACGGGTACGAGGCGCCGGTCGCCAGCACGAGGTAGTCGGCCTCGAGCCGCTCGCCGGAGCCGAGCGTGACCGCACCGGCGTCGGCCGCCACCGCGTGGTCGCGGACCACCCGGCCGCGCTGGAGCAGCTGGTCGTACGGCAGGAAGAGCTGGTCGGCGAACGCCGGTTCGACCAGGCCGCGCAACGCGCCGACGTGGTGCACGAAGCGGTCCTTCGGCTCGACGAGGACCACGTCGGCCACGTCGTCGAGCGCCTTCGCGGCGCTGGCCCCGCCGTACCCGCCACCGATGACCACCACGGTCGCTGTCATGCGGACTCCCTAGTTCGTAGTACGTATTGTTCGTTCTACGAACTACAGTAGTTCGTAGAACGAACGAACGTCAACTACACTCGGGACAATGAGCGAGCCGATGGATCTGGCGACCGCACTGGTGCGGCTGTCGCACCTGGTGCAGCGGGTGTTCACCGAGGTCAGCCGGGACCACGAGCTGACCCAGCAGCAGGCGCAGCTGCTCTGCGCGCTGATCGCCGGGCCGGTGGGCATGACCGAACTGGGCCGGACGCTGCACCTGGAGAAGTCCAGCATCACCGGGCTGGTCGACCGGGTGGAGCGGCGCGGCCTGGTCACCCGCGTGCGCGACGACCACGACCGGCGCGCCTGCCGGATCGCCCTGACCGAGAAGGGCGCCGAACTCGGCGAGCGCTCGCACGAGGGCGTGGTCGAGCGGCTCGACGAGCTGACCGCGGACCTGCCCGCCGGGACGCGCGAGCTGCTCGCCGCCGCGCTCTCCGGGCTGACCACTCAAGCCGACGCGGGACGGCAGGTGTTCGAACCGGCTAACGTGCGCGCATGAAAATCACGCACCGGTTCACCCTCGCCGCGATCACCGCACTGGCGCTGACGGGCCTGGCGATCCCGGCCCAGGCCGCGCCCGCCGCACCGACCGTCCACTGTGAATTCACGCCCACCCCGGAGAACCCGGCCGCGCGGCCGGTGCACCCGCCGTCGCCGAACGCCTCCGCCAAGGGCACGGCGAAAGCGGTGCTGCAGACCAACTACGGGCTGGTCGCGATCGAACTGGACAAGGCGAACGCGCCGTGCGCGGTGCACAACTTCCGGCACCTCATCCGCAGCTGGTTCTACCAGCACACGCAGTGCTTCCGGCTGACCGCTTCGCAGCGGCTGGGTGTGCTGCAGTGCGGGGACATCTACGAGGTGGAGAAGGGCGGGCCGGGTTACCGGTTCCCGGACGAGGTGACCGGCGAGGAGACCTACCCGCGCGGCACGGTCGCGATGGGCAACCAGGGCCCTGGCACGAACGGCAGCCAGTTCTTCTTCGTGCACTCGCACGCGAACATCGACCCGAAGTACAGCGTGCTGGGGCGCGTGGTGTGGGGCATGGACACCCTGGACCGGATCGTCGCCGCCGGGATCGCCGATGGCGCGGAAGACGGCGCCCCGGCGCGGCCCGTGCGCATCCACTTCGCCCTGACTTCGTAGGTACGTCGGCGTCGGCCGCCCCCGGGGTCCACCTAGGGGCGGCCGGCGGGAGATTCCCTGATGTAGGCGGCGTGCGTTCGCTGCCATGGTTCATCCGGCATCGGAAAGCTCGGATGGACGGGGAAAAGAAACCATGAAGCCTGCCGTGGTCAGGGGTGCGTTCGTCGCGGGGCCCGTGTTGCTGCTCGCCGGGGTGGTCGCGATGAAGTTCGGCTGGAAGGGCAACACCGGGCTCGACTGGGGCGTCGCGCTCCCGTTGTGGACCGGCGCGCACCTCGCCTACGTGCTCGGCTACCTCGCGTTCGGCGTCGTGCTCGCGGCGATGTGGGGCAGAGCCAGGCGCAATTCGCGCCACGGCGGTGAACGCGTGCTCGCCGACGTGCTCGGGGTGGCCGGTGCGGTCGGCCTCATCGCCAGCCTGGGGCAGATGATCATCGACCTGATCGTCGGCTTCCGGGCGGACGACCGCGCCGGGATGAGCGCGTTGTTCCAGAGCTACCAGGACATCCCCGGCTTCGAGGCGGTCTTCTACGGCGTCGTGCCATCACTGGCGCTGGGCGCGATCTCCCTGCTGGTGGTGCTGCTGACGGTCCGCCGGGACGCCGCACCGTGGGCCGCGGCCCTGTTCGTCGCCGGGGCGGTGTGCGTCGGCACGCAGGTCACCGCGTTGATGGTGCTCGGCGGCGTGGCCCTCTGCCTGGCCCTGCCCGCCCTGCGGGAACCGGCCACCCCGCCGGTGCCGGTCCCGGCTTGATCGGTTCGGCCACGAACCGGCTTCGAACCTGGCTTCGGGGAGCGGCGGCTGCCAGACTGGGCCGCCCCGTCCGGTTCTCCCGGATTGTCCCTGCGGAGGTTTCAGCGTGGAATCCTCGGTCGCCACCACCGTGCTGCTGCCGATCGCGCTCGGCGTGGTCATGTTCGGCCTCGGCCTTTCCTTGACCACCAAGGACTTCGCCCGGGTGCTCAGCTACCCGAAGGCGGTCGTGGTGGCACTGGTGTGCCAGGTGCTGGTGCTGCCCGCGCTCTGCTTCGGCCTGGTCTACGCGCTGAGCCTGCCGCCGGAACTGGCGGTCGGCATGATGCTGCTGGCGGCCTCCCCCGGCGGCACCAGCGCGAACCTGTTCAGCCACCTGGCGCACGGCGACGTGGCGCTGAACGTCACGCTCACCGCGGTCAACTCGCTGCTCGCCGTGGTCACGCTGCCGCTGGTGGTCAACTTCTCGCTCGGCCACTTCCTCGCCGGGGACACCGGGATCGGCCTGCAGTTCGGCAAGACCCTGCAGGTCTTCGCGATCGTCCTGATCCCGGTGGCGCTGGGAATGCTGGCGCGCAACCGGATGCCGGTGCTCGCCGAACGGACGCGGAAGCCGGTGAAGCTGCTGTCCCTGGTGTTCCTGGTCGGCACCATCCTCGTGGCCGTCTACCAGGAACGCGCCAACATCGGCGGCTACCTGGCCGACATCGGGCTGGCGACCCTGCTGTTCAGCGTGCTGTCGATCGCGCTGGGCTACCTCGCGCCCCGGTTGTTCCGGGTGGACCGCAGGCAGGCGATCGCCGCCGCGATGGAGATCGGCATCCACAACAGCGTGCTGGCCATCACCATCGCGCTGACCCTGCTCGACAACACCCGCATCGCCATCCCTGGCGCGGTCTACGGCATCGTCATGTTCTTCACCGCCGGCGCCTTCGGCTACCTGATCAGCCGCCGGGTCACCGCCCCGACGTCCACCGCCGAAGTGCCGTGAATGTGGCTTTCACGGCGGATTCGGCCGTGAAAGCCACATTCACGGCACTCAGGGGTTCACGGCCAGGAACAGGAAGGCGGCCAGCAGGATCAGGTGCACGCCGCCCTGCAGGCGGGTGGCGCGGCCGGGGACCACGGTGAGCACGCTGACCACGATCGTCAGTCCGAACAACACCATCTGCGTGGCACCGAGCCCGAGGGTGAGCGGGCCTTCCAGCCAGATGGTGGCCACCGCGATCGCCGGGATGGTCAGGCCGATGCTCGCCATCGCCGAGCCGTAGGCGAGGTTGAGGCTGATCTGGACCCGCTCGCGCAACGCCGCCCGCAGCGCGGCGAGCGTTTCCGGCAGCAGCACCAGCAGCGCGATCACCACGCCGACGAACGACGGCGGGAACCCGACCGCCTTCACCCCGGCCTCGATCGCCGGGGACTCCACTTTGGCCAGTCCGACCACGGCGATCAACGCGAGCAGCAGCAGGCCGAGGCTGGTCAGCGCGGCCTTGGTGGTGGGCGGGTCGGCGTGCCCGTCACCGTCGGCGTCGGTGGTGCCGGTCTCGGTCTCCACCGGCAGGAAGAAGTCGCGGTGCCGCACGGTCTGGGTGAACACGAACATCCCGTACAGCACCAGCGAGGCCAGCGCGGCGAAGACCAGCTGCGAGCTGGAGAACTCCGGCCCGGCCTGGCTGGTGGTGAAGGTCGGCAGCACCAGGCTGAGCGTGGCGAGGGTGGCCACCGTGGCCAGCGCCGCCCCGGTGCCCTCGGCGTTGAAGTGGGTGAAGCCGTGGCGGATCGCCCCGGCCATCAGCGCGACGCCGACGATGCCGTTGCTGGTGATCATCACCGCGGCGAACACCGTGTCCCTGGCCAGCGACGCCGACTCCGGCCCGCCCGAGACCATCAGCGTGACGATCAGCGCCACCTCGATGATGGTCACCGCCACCGCGAGCACCAGCGAACCGAACGGCTCGCCGACCCGGTGCGCCACCACCTCGGCGTGGTGCACCGCGGCCAGCACCGTGGCGCCCAGCACGAGGGCGACCAGGACGACGAACAGGGTGTCGAGGTCCCGGCCCCAGGTCGCGGCCAGTACCAGCGCCGCGACCACCGGGACCACGGTCGTCCAGGACAACGCCGGGGATCGAGTGGCCATGCCGCCAGCCAACCAGACCCCCGGCCACCTCGCCCGCCGGCTTCACCCGGCCGCGACCGGGCGCGCCGCGGGCAGCCCGGCCACCTGGAGCACGGTCAGCCCGAGCACCGCCGCCGCCTGGACCAGCACGAACGTCACACCGAGCCCGGTGAGCCCGCCGAAGATCGCGTACGCGACGCTGCCCAGTACGTAGAGGACGTTGACCGAAATCACTTCCCGCACCGGGCCCGGCCGCAGCCCGGCGGACGCCCAGCCGACGAACGCGGCCCAGCCGACCAGTCCGATGCCGACCACGAGCGACAGCGTCATCGGGATGCCGAGCGGTTCCTCGACGACGGCGCACAACGCCGCCAGCAGCAGTCCGAGCGCACCCGAGGCGAGGGCATCCATCCGCAGCACGTTGCGAAGTCCGAACATCTTGTTCCTCCAGGGTTTTCCGTTCCGATGCACCAACTTTCGCGGTTCCGGCGCGGCAAGTCGATTACGCGGGAGGTAATGCCCGAACGGCCCCACGGGCGGGTGCCTGCTGGCTAGGATCGCCGCCATGACCGTGAATCGCAGGCACGCGCTCGGACTCGGTGGCGTGGCCGCCGCCGGTGTCGTGCTCGGCTCCCCCGCTGCCGCCGCCTCTGAAGAAGAAGAGATCGTCGCCGTCGACGCGGCGTCGGCCAACCGCAAGATCGCGCGGACCTACGCCCGCGAAGTGACCCGCGCGCGGGGGACCTGGTCCTCCTACATCGGCGTGACCGGCGCGGATGCCGCCGCCGTCGAGGAGCGGGCCGACGAGGTCGTCGAGGCCTACAGCGTGAACAAGATCGCGGTGGCCACCGCGGTGCTGGACAAGGTCGACCGCGGCCTGCTCACCCTGGACCAGCGCGTCGACGTCACCGCCGACATCGTCATCCGGGACACCGACGGCATCTTCGGCCTGGACGGCGCGTACCCCAGCTCGGTGACCCTCGGGCACGCGATGGCCGCGCTGCTGACGCTGTCCGACAACACCGCGGTCCGCCTGTGCGGCCTGGTCTGCCCGGCCGCCGAGCTGAACGAAATCCTGCGTGGCAAGGGTTTCGTGCACACCCAGGTGGTGCCGGTGGCCAACCCGAACCGGTTCTTCCTCGGCACCACGACCGCGCGCGAGACGTACACGCTGCTGCAGAAGCTGGTCGGCGGCACGCTGCTGTCGGCGGCGTCCACCGAGTACCTGCTCACCGTGCTGCGCTCGCTCAGTTCCTTCACCGACGGCATCCGCCTCGACCTGAGCTCCGAGGAGCGGCTGCGCGTGGCGACCAAGGCGGGCTGGTTCAACGACGGGCGCAACGAGGCCGGGGTCGTCTTCGACACCGCGGGCAAGCCGATGATCACCTACTCGCTGTTCGCCTCGGGCCCCTTCCGCGGGGACGCGGCGGCCAACGACACGAACTTCGGTGCCACGCACCCGGCGCTGCGCGCACGGCAGGAGATCGGGCGGACGCTGGTCGATTCGGTGGGAAGGTTCTCGGCGGAGACGGCGTTGACGTTCAAGGCGAGGGTCTACCAGCCGTCGAACGGCGGCTGACCCGCCACGAACGGAGTTCCCCATGCCGGACAGGAAGGTGCTGGTCCCCGGACCGGACCACCCGATCACCATCGAGCCGAACCCGAACCGGATCGTCGTCACCGTCGCCGGGCGCACCATCGCGGACACCACGGAGGCGCTCGCGCTGAGCGAGGCCGGTTACCCGGCGGTGCAGTACATCCCGCGCAAGGACGTGGACGTCTCGGCGCTGGAGCGGACCGACCACCACACGTACTGCCCGTACAAGGGCGAGTCGGCCTACTACAGCATCACCGACGGCGGGGAGAAGTCGGTGAACGCCATCTGGACCTACGACGAACCGTACGACGCGGTCGCCCAGATCAAGGGCCACATGGCTTTCTACCCGGACCGAGTGGACCGGATCGACGAAACCCCCCGGTGACCCGCGGCCGGGGCACCGGACACAAATGTGGCTTTCGGGGCGGATTCGGCCCCCAAAGCCACATTCGTGACACCAGAGCCCCAGCCCACCAACGCAACCGCCCCACCAACACAACCGCCGCCCGGGCACCCCACCAAGGACCCGCCCAGATCCCCCCACCCCGCCCC from the Amycolatopsis magusensis genome contains:
- a CDS encoding peptidylprolyl isomerase, producing the protein MKITHRFTLAAITALALTGLAIPAQAAPAAPTVHCEFTPTPENPAARPVHPPSPNASAKGTAKAVLQTNYGLVAIELDKANAPCAVHNFRHLIRSWFYQHTQCFRLTASQRLGVLQCGDIYEVEKGGPGYRFPDEVTGEETYPRGTVAMGNQGPGTNGSQFFFVHSHANIDPKYSVLGRVVWGMDTLDRIVAAGIADGAEDGAPARPVRIHFALTS
- a CDS encoding DUF427 domain-containing protein gives rise to the protein MPDRKVLVPGPDHPITIEPNPNRIVVTVAGRTIADTTEALALSEAGYPAVQYIPRKDVDVSALERTDHHTYCPYKGESAYYSITDGGEKSVNAIWTYDEPYDAVAQIKGHMAFYPDRVDRIDETPR
- a CDS encoding FAD-dependent oxidoreductase, with amino-acid sequence MTATVVVIGGGYGGASAAKALDDVADVVLVEPKDRFVHHVGALRGLVEPAFADQLFLPYDQLLQRGRVVRDHAVAADAGAVTLGSGERLEADYLVLATGASYPFPAKFSDHDTEAAKGKLRAAHDELAGAASVLLLGAGPVGLELAGEIKAKWPEKAVTIVDPAPELVPGFPEEFRASVREQLEELGVELLLGTSVETPPAEGGFTVATADGTKITADLWFRCFGNVPATGYLTGALAAARLADGRVEVTPELRLAGQEKVFAIGDITAVPEAKMARAAAQHAEVVAANIRALIQGDGELATYEAAPPGMALPLGPHKGATYTLESGLLDAATTAQIKGADLMVGRFVTLLGLG
- a CDS encoding calcium:proton antiporter: MATRSPALSWTTVVPVVAALVLAATWGRDLDTLFVVLVALVLGATVLAAVHHAEVVAHRVGEPFGSLVLAVAVTIIEVALIVTLMVSGGPESASLARDTVFAAVMITSNGIVGVALMAGAIRHGFTHFNAEGTGAALATVATLATLSLVLPTFTTSQAGPEFSSSQLVFAALASLVLYGMFVFTQTVRHRDFFLPVETETGTTDADGDGHADPPTTKAALTSLGLLLLALIAVVGLAKVESPAIEAGVKAVGFPPSFVGVVIALLVLLPETLAALRAALRERVQISLNLAYGSAMASIGLTIPAIAVATIWLEGPLTLGLGATQMVLFGLTIVVSVLTVVPGRATRLQGGVHLILLAAFLFLAVNP
- a CDS encoding serine hydrolase, whose amino-acid sequence is MTVNRRHALGLGGVAAAGVVLGSPAAAASEEEEIVAVDAASANRKIARTYAREVTRARGTWSSYIGVTGADAAAVEERADEVVEAYSVNKIAVATAVLDKVDRGLLTLDQRVDVTADIVIRDTDGIFGLDGAYPSSVTLGHAMAALLTLSDNTAVRLCGLVCPAAELNEILRGKGFVHTQVVPVANPNRFFLGTTTARETYTLLQKLVGGTLLSAASTEYLLTVLRSLSSFTDGIRLDLSSEERLRVATKAGWFNDGRNEAGVVFDTAGKPMITYSLFASGPFRGDAAANDTNFGATHPALRARQEIGRTLVDSVGRFSAETALTFKARVYQPSNGG
- a CDS encoding bile acid:sodium symporter family protein — its product is MESSVATTVLLPIALGVVMFGLGLSLTTKDFARVLSYPKAVVVALVCQVLVLPALCFGLVYALSLPPELAVGMMLLAASPGGTSANLFSHLAHGDVALNVTLTAVNSLLAVVTLPLVVNFSLGHFLAGDTGIGLQFGKTLQVFAIVLIPVALGMLARNRMPVLAERTRKPVKLLSLVFLVGTILVAVYQERANIGGYLADIGLATLLFSVLSIALGYLAPRLFRVDRRQAIAAAMEIGIHNSVLAITIALTLLDNTRIAIPGAVYGIVMFFTAGAFGYLISRRVTAPTSTAEVP
- a CDS encoding MarR family winged helix-turn-helix transcriptional regulator; this translates as MSEPMDLATALVRLSHLVQRVFTEVSRDHELTQQQAQLLCALIAGPVGMTELGRTLHLEKSSITGLVDRVERRGLVTRVRDDHDRRACRIALTEKGAELGERSHEGVVERLDELTADLPAGTRELLAAALSGLTTQADAGRQVFEPANVRA